In Synergistaceae bacterium, the following are encoded in one genomic region:
- the gltX gene encoding glutamate--tRNA ligase → MTEKSDKVRVRFAPSPTGALHIGGGHTALFNWLWARHCGGKFILRIEDTDLERSTKEYEQTIMSGMVWLGLDWDEGPDIGGNYGPYRQSDRLDIYRDYAQKLVNEGKAYKDGNAIIFKVEPGQDISFRVIVNGQIDVMSDGLREKDSDKLKDIVIIKSDGMPTYNYAVVIDDHLMNITHVIRGEDHISNTPKQILLYRALGWDVPEFAHLPMILGRDKKKLSKRHGATSIYEYRDMGYMPDSMFNFLALLGWSAGDDKEIFTRPQAAEWFELSRVTRKAAVFDFDKLNHINQEHLKALDPFVRLSMIKPFWIEKNLPVDSHDDKYLADALTLMAGRGQTAKEMAEFSDYFVSFEPVKSRWNAEGVDREKLKPFFADLFSHEWKAETLEQAARDWISSHEGAKMKDYAMPLRFALTGMKVSPGVFEVAEILGRDECRKRLEFYGLI, encoded by the coding sequence ATGACAGAGAAAAGCGACAAGGTTAGAGTCAGATTCGCTCCCAGTCCAACAGGAGCACTCCACATCGGCGGAGGTCATACGGCTTTATTTAATTGGTTATGGGCGAGACATTGCGGCGGAAAATTTATCTTGCGCATTGAAGATACCGATCTCGAACGTTCAACAAAAGAATACGAGCAAACAATTATGTCAGGTATGGTGTGGCTTGGACTCGATTGGGACGAGGGACCCGACATCGGCGGAAATTACGGCCCTTACAGACAGTCAGATAGACTCGACATTTACAGGGACTATGCACAAAAACTCGTCAACGAAGGCAAGGCATACAAGGACGGAAACGCAATTATATTCAAAGTCGAGCCGGGACAAGATATTTCATTTAGAGTTATAGTTAACGGACAAATTGACGTTATGAGCGACGGACTCAGAGAAAAGGACTCTGACAAACTCAAAGATATAGTAATTATCAAGAGCGACGGAATGCCGACATATAATTATGCAGTTGTAATCGACGACCATTTAATGAATATCACTCACGTTATACGCGGTGAAGATCATATCTCGAACACTCCCAAGCAGATTTTATTATATCGCGCATTAGGCTGGGACGTTCCGGAATTCGCGCACTTGCCCATGATTCTGGGACGAGACAAGAAAAAATTAAGCAAACGCCACGGAGCAACAAGCATTTACGAATATAGAGACATGGGTTATATGCCTGACTCAATGTTTAATTTTCTCGCGCTTCTGGGATGGTCGGCAGGCGATGACAAAGAAATTTTCACACGTCCCCAGGCTGCTGAATGGTTCGAGCTTTCACGAGTTACACGCAAAGCAGCAGTTTTCGATTTCGACAAATTAAATCACATCAACCAGGAACATTTGAAGGCGTTAGATCCGTTTGTAAGGCTCTCAATGATAAAACCGTTCTGGATCGAGAAAAATTTACCAGTTGACTCACATGATGATAAATATCTGGCGGACGCATTGACTCTCATGGCCGGGCGAGGTCAGACAGCAAAAGAAATGGCCGAGTTCTCTGACTATTTCGTATCGTTTGAGCCTGTAAAATCACGTTGGAATGCTGAAGGAGTCGACCGTGAAAAATTAAAACCGTTTTTCGCTGATTTATTCTCGCACGAATGGAAAGCTGAGACACTCGAACAGGCTGCGCGCGATTGGATAAGCTCTCACGAAGGCGCAAAAATGAAAGATTACGCTATGCCCCTGCGATTTGCATTAACGGGAATGAAAGTAAGTCCCGGCGTTTTTGAGGTCGCCGAGATTCTTGGCCGTGATGAGTGCAGGAAGAGACTCGAATTTTACGGGTTAATCTAG